The Candidatus Cloacimonas sp. genome includes a region encoding these proteins:
- the secE gene encoding preprotein translocase subunit SecE, whose amino-acid sequence MKFEKVSRFFREVRAEMKCVSWPTKADLKEGTLVVIVMSVIVSAFLSLIDFGFTKIIELVF is encoded by the coding sequence ATGAAATTTGAAAAAGTTAGCCGTTTCTTTCGAGAAGTTCGAGCTGAAATGAAATGTGTCAGCTGGCCTACAAAAGCCGACCTGAAAGAGGGAACGCTGGTAGTGATTGTAATGTCTGTAATTGTATCTGCGTTTTTGTCACTTATAGATTTTGGTTTTACCAAAATTATAGAACTTGTATTTTAG